taattttggtgaGAACTACGGtaattaaaagtgtattttttatacGATCTCTGAGAAAATTACCGGTTTAATTAAATAGGACCGGGAACAGTACTATGCGACCACATGAGTTACGTCTTCATGTTCCTCTCCGTGGCTACATCCAATATGGTCGCTACTTCTCTTGCCAAACAGGTTCTTTACTTTTTCACTCTTCcaactttgtcttcttcttcttttgtttcttatgtgGAAGGAAACATCTCACATGTTATTTCTTTCTTGCAGGACAAGAAAGAAGCACAACATCAAATCTCTGTCATGCTCTTTATTGGATTGGTTTGTGGACTAATGATGCTTTTGATCACTAAATTATTCGGACCTTGGGCTGTTACTGGTAAAACTTCTTTTTCTAACAAAATATGCTTCCCTTTTTATGTATGAAATGTATTTAGACTTTTGTCATGGCTTTTTGCAGCTTTTACAAGAGGGAAGAACATTGAGATTGTACCTGCAGCTAACACATACAttcaggttcttcttcttctgatcattATTCTCTGTTTCAAATTATTCTAATgaatgatctctctctctttaactgCAATCTCTCTGTCTCACAGATTCGAGGCTTAGCGTGGCCATTTATCCTTGTTGGATTGGTTGCTCAAAGCGCAAGGTTTCTTAACACTTTCCTTCTTATTCAATTAGCTTGATACGTTTGAATGTTTGATGTGACAATCTGTCTCAGTCTTGGAATGAAGAACTCATGGGGACCTCTTAAGGCATTAGCTGCAGCAACGATCATTAACGGTCTTGGAGATACAATTCTATGCTTGTTTCTTGGACAAGGTATCGCGGGAGCTGCTTGGGCAACAACTGCTTCTCAGGTAATATAAAGAAGCCCAAAACTTTTACAATGCAAATAAAGATGATGCATAAGACATTTCATTACAGatgaattaatgtttttgtgtgttatgGTTATAGATTGTTTCCGCTTTTATGATGATGGATTCTCTGAACAAAGAAGGCTACAATGCTTACTCCTTTGCGATCCCTTCACCGCAAGAACTGTGGAAGATCTCTGCACTTGCTGCACCTGtttttatctccattttctccAAGATTGCTTTCTACTCCTTCATTATCTACTGTGCTACTTCCATGGGAACTCACGTTTTAGCAGCTCATCAGGTATGTACTTTACAAAGTAGAGATCTTTACGTCTCTATGTCGGATGTTGAGTATTTATACATCTGTTTTTTTATTAGGTGATGGCTCAGACGTACAGAATGTGCAATGTTTGGGGTGAGCCACTCTCTCAAACGGCTCAGTCATTTATGCCAGAGATGTTATATGGTGTGAACCGTAACCTTCCCAAGGCTAGAACATTGCTTAAGTCCCTACTGATTATTGGAGCCACGCTTGGATTAATCTTGGGAGGTATCGGAACAGCGGTTCCAGGTCTGTTTCCTGGGGTCTACACACATGATAAAGTCATCATAACCGAGGtctgtttttgtgtttcaaatCAACATatgtttcatatctttttgATTCTATCATGGTCTAATATGATCCTTGGTCTGTTGCCAGATGCATAGATTGCTTATACCTTTCTTCATGGCGTTGTCTGCATTGCCTATGACTGTATCCCTCGAGGGTACATTGCTGGTAAAAATTACAAGCTCTTATTAGAATTCATGGTTTATTGAGAAGCAAGCAACTGAATAAATCTTTAGACTTGTCTAATCTTGAAACAAGATAGTATACTTAAACTAAACGTTGTTTATTGTTTACCAGGCGGGACGTGATCTCAAATTCGTCAGTTCTGTGATGAGTTCAAGTTTCGTTCTTGGCTGTCTCACACTAATGGTACTTTAATGAGCCTTATCATAAACCCTAGTGAAGATTATAAATTTGAGCAACACTAAAATGACTTTTTATTACTATTGTTGTTGATAATGGACACAGTTCGTGACACGAAGTGGCTATGGTTTACTCGGCTGCTGGTTCGTTCTCGTCGGATTTCAATGGGTAAAGATTTGTATACATAATGTTATCAGAGATTTTCTCTTCGTCGAAATCTGCCTTTTAACCAAAATATGCTTTAACATTGCAGGGTCGGTTTGGTCTGTATCTACAGCGGCTTCTTTCACCTGGAGGCATACTTAATTCAGATGAGCTAAGTCCATATACGGCGGAGAAGATCAAATCCATTTAAGTCTCAGTATGATTTGTGCCTGAGTTGTTGCTAACTATATCTAAGAGTATGCCAATAAATGGCTAATTATGATATatcaagcaacaaaaaaaaggtaattaaCATCCGAGCTCTGAGGCTCTAGAATCCATCTAGATTCTACGctttttgtcaacattttttttgggtcagaGCTATGTAAGTTTAAAGTATAATAGACAGATAATATTTAAGAGTGGTTAGTTCAATCAATTAGGGAAATATCATAATTGTCATCACGTTTGTTTCAACGTAACAAAATGTTTACTCAAAATTGTCTTGTTCCTTCGACGACACACTGATCGGCATTTCTTGTTCACAACATGGTTAAAGCTTCCCAACAAGGGATGATTTGGCTTACTACAGATCAGTGTAATTGTTGTATtcttgaagaaaatgaaaatacatTACTAGTGTTGAGAtgataacaaacaaaccaggtAAAAAAGTTCAAGCCGTTGAAACTCTACTTCCGCCTCTGCGTCCACGTCCATCAGGTCTCTCTGAATACTCTCTTCTCTGCAAGAACCAAAAGATTGAGTGATCATaatattcaaaactatataGTAGAGTAATAAGCGGTTTTAATCGGGGATACTTACAAAGGGTTTAGTGGGTCTAGTGTTTGTGTATTTCTGCCTTCTACTAATTGACATTCTctcaacttccttcttcttctcctctgcttTCATTTTGGTTGGACTAGGCCGATACAATATCACAGTCCGCCCGATTTGCCCTACTGCTACCGAACCAGTCGCTTCCTCCAAATGCTGAACCGCATCCTCTAGCTCATCGGGTGATGTCTTGCGTATTTTCACCTGTTAGCCGTATAAGAATTAACAAGAGACTCGCTCAAGTAAGTACTCCCTTTTCATAGATCAatcaaacaacataaacaaatcaaGATTCCAAATACTCTAAAATCCCTAATCAGGTAGAAGAATCATTCCACTTTCATCTAATAATTTCATACACCAAAGATGAACACAATTACCAAAAGGTTACAATTCCTCATTAGGCCTAAAGATTGAAAACGCAAAACGTTATCACAGAGAATAGAACATTATAAAGTTGGTACCTTTAAGAGCTCGTTCTTCTCGAGAGTCTCGAGGAAGGAGAAAACCACTGAGTCAGTAACACCAGATTTGCCTACGAGTTGACATTTCAATTTATCACCCAAACTATGGGCGTAAGAAGCcaattccttcttctcctttatcGACAACTTCAAACTCGACCCCCgagccttcttcttcatcttctctgttttctcttccTTATCTTCTAAACCCACCATCTCCGATTCCGAATCTTCAATTCCTCTCACGGAGGAGACCACTCCACTATccagctcttcttcttcgagtgaggtagaaggagaaggaagagactTTGAGGAGAATGGTTGAAGGCGAGGCTTGCTGGACTGAGAGATTGAAGCGGAGAAGCAAAAGGGTCGAAGGAAGAGACAGACCGAAGACGGTGGTTTGGGATGTCGGAGAATATTGTGGATAAGGTGAGtcgatgaagaagacgatgttGCTGTCACTCTCTCCATTGCCACCACCAAAACAACAatgggttttgggttttggtttttttttttttaattataaaaacccttttaaaatgTGTTTATTTCACAATTAAGACTGGTAGCACTAATTAAGACCATCATCTTACGGTTTGTTTAGGGTCGTTGTTTAATGGGCCAAAATAGGCCCAATTATGACCCATTTTTAAATGATattctctcttttccttttttgggtAAACAATGTCATTCTCTACCTTTTTTGGCCACACgcttttctgcaaaaaaaaaaaacaaattgaaaaaattggTACGGACCGACACAGATCAGAGAttgattaagattttttaaaataaatttaatgtttgattgatttttttttttaatagcctAAAGTAATTTCCATTTTCAGGTATGTTAAAGCTATTGATTTACTTACACCACGTATTTTGTTACTCGACATGTCAAGAGGAATTTAAAGATCACACCACATGGCACGTGAGAAAGGAAAAGCATGCACGTGAGCCAGCTGTG
The sequence above is a segment of the Camelina sativa cultivar DH55 chromosome 10, Cs, whole genome shotgun sequence genome. Coding sequences within it:
- the LOC104716181 gene encoding protein DETOXIFICATION 47, chloroplastic-like isoform X1 — translated: MLIKSQRLTLFSPLFTKPRTIPVNSQTLIPEPVLTRRKLRAITATPTRRRIILERVTRNCVGIDREIEEEEEKEEKQRGDLVKESIWEQMKEIVKFTGPAMGMWICGPLMSLIDTVVIGQGSSIELAALGPGTVLCDHMSYVFMFLSVATSNMVATSLAKQDKKEAQHQISVMLFIGLVCGLMMLLITKLFGPWAVTAFTRGKNIEIVPAANTYIQIRGLAWPFILVGLVAQSASLGMKNSWGPLKALAAATIINGLGDTILCLFLGQGIAGAAWATTASQIVSAFMMMDSLNKEGYNAYSFAIPSPQELWKISALAAPVFISIFSKIAFYSFIIYCATSMGTHVLAAHQVMAQTYRMCNVWGEPLSQTAQSFMPEMLYGVNRNLPKARTLLKSLLIIGATLGLILGGIGTAVPGLFPGVYTHDKVIITEMHRLLIPFFMALSALPMTVSLEGTLLAGRDLKFVSSVMSSSFVLGCLTLMFVTRSGYGLLGCWFVLVGFQWGRFGLYLQRLLSPGGILNSDELSPYTAEKIKSI
- the LOC104716182 gene encoding uncharacterized protein LOC104716182, giving the protein MERVTATSSSSSTHLIHNILRHPKPPSSVCLFLRPFCFSASISQSSKPRLQPFSSKSLPSPSTSLEEEELDSGVVSSVRGIEDSESEMVGLEDKEEKTEKMKKKARGSSLKLSIKEKKELASYAHSLGDKLKCQLVGKSGVTDSVVFSFLETLEKNELLKVKIRKTSPDELEDAVQHLEEATGSVAVGQIGRTVILYRPSPTKMKAEEKKKEVERMSISRRQKYTNTRPTKPFRREYSERPDGRGRRGGSRVSTA